Part of the Perca fluviatilis chromosome 22, GENO_Pfluv_1.0, whole genome shotgun sequence genome, gTTCCTGACATATAGCCCCTTTACAAACAGATAACCCGTCATTGgaaccaaaatatgtctgagtttatttgcagaGCTTATAAACAAGAGcttgaactagcatgttgctactccccacagtaggctacttcaaaCACCCACtgtcaacacacaggaccagctgaccaatcaccaCGGTCTGCGTCACCTCGAcacaaagttacacattttttGGAGGTGCACGTTGAGCTACGGTGGAGTCCCTccatggccctgattggtgcatctgaacagggagagaGGCTTCaccactacaggctgtaggtgaaGCCatgaggagctggatttatttttaaatgacctgcttcgtGTAGTTCTGCTGGAACATAGGGgcagtttcagcagatatgacagaaagttagtttcataagtcttacctactgcacctttaatggtGAAGAGTCACTTTAAGTTTGAAAGAGCAATAAAAACTCCAAAGAGTAGGTTTAACGTTTGAGGTGTAACTTTTTGAATTCATGAATGAAATGGTACCTCATATGTAGGACAGGTGGCCCGGATGTTTTGTTGTTCGTCCAATAGGAAAACAGGGCTGACGTGGCCAATCAGAGGCCTGCCTTTTATCCTGCAAGGAGACAGCAAACAGAGAAGcgtattgtgattttctttaaTGTCaaattctctctttctttctcccccaTCCCTTCGTCTTCGtccttccctcctcttcctcttcctcttcctcttcctcttccccttTCTTCCGGCAGTCTCCGTGTTGCAGACGGTGCTGGTCAGCGCTGGTCAATGTGACTCTGTGTTTAAAGGTTTCTCAGACTGTTTGCTTCAGTTGGGGGAGAACATGGCCAACTATCCCCAGGACCTGGACGACAGGGACAACCTGCACAAGATCTGCAGGTttgtctcaaacacacacacacacacacacacacacacatacaaatacacacatacatacaaatacaaacacacacacacacacacacacacacacacacaaatacacacatacacgcgcacacgcacacacacacacacacacacacacacacacacacacacacacacacacacacacacacacacacactcactcacacacacacacattcactcacacagatagacagacagacagacagacacacagactcactcactcacacacacacacacacacacacacacacacacacacacacacacacacacacacacacacacacacacacacacacacacacacacattcactcactcacacagacacagactcacacacacacagactctcacacaacacacacacacacacacacacacacacacacacacacacacacacacacacacacacacacacacacacacagatagacacacaaacacacagacacattcactcactcactcactcacacaaacacatacacacacaaacacagactcacacacacaaacacacacacacacacacacacaaacacacacacagacacacacaaacacacacacacacaaacacacacacacacacacacacacgttggagGGTGACACCTGAAGTGAGACTACACACTAACGATAATGTTGTTTCTTGGTTGTTTAGATCCTCGTTATCAACCGCGGCTAACTCCTGCTAGAGTCCACGCTACGATATCAGACAAAACACTTCGTAGGATATCCTACGAAAAGTACGACTGCCGACTGTCACgtgacagttgagtttagcgcTCTTCACAGTAACTTTTAGCCGAGCAAAAGGTCCAGAGCACCGTGTCGCTTCAGAGGCCAttaacagttaagtttagctgacaaaatgTAAGAGCTGTCATGTAagattatataaaaaaacactcCCGGGACATGAGCACCCATTTCCTGGGTCAAAGTCCTGTGTGTTTAAAGAGCCACACATCCACGTTcttcaatgtggtgcatacagctaTAAAGCTATATGATATACCACTAGCTATACAGCTATAAAGGCGAGGAATACATACGAGTTACAGTGCATtgcttttcgtagctatatgagCCAATGCTTCCTGAGAACAGCCTGATTAGTAGGTGGTAGTAGAGCTGTGCTCGATTggagaaattcttagtcgactaacaatCGTTCAATCGTATCGactgatcgattagttgatttaatcgacagatctgtcaatctgagtttctccgcaaagagccGTGcataaagcaccactttaattcgtgcgtttaccagagatgtgctcgtaagTTTcatggaaataagtcattcagcatgaaaaaaagaagcataaaacatgactaacagactaaagaaatctaagctgactaagaccaaaacgaccgattagtcgactaatccactaagagggagcagccctagtaggTGGTATAGCAGGCCCCTTTCTAACCCTATCTATGCATGAGGCTGATAACTGCTGAGAACGGCCATTAAATGCTAAATGATGACATTTTAAACTCGTCGGCGATGCTCTCGTGAGTCTTGATCTAACAGAGGAAATAATATGAGTGATTTAACTGCAGACCCTGAGGGGGAAACTGAGGTTTGAGGGCGTATAGTTGGGTGGAGTGTGCATATGTGCAAGGCAGGGGGGTGTGGAGGGTTTACTTGCTAGACATCTGacacccaccccctccccctttccccccacccccatcaGCTACACCTCCTTTAATCCCCCTTTTCATCCCACCACCCAAACCGGGTGGGCACCAGATGGCCCGCTGCAGCAAGaagcccccacccctccacacacacatgatTTTTTAATTTAGTGACAGCTCCATCACAGCGGTGTTGAGGCGTGGcaggaggcacacacacacacacacacacacacacacacacacacacacacacacacacacacacacacacacacacacacacacacacacacacacacacacacacacacacacacacacacacgttaattGCTCAGAGATGTAGCATCGACACGACTCGGTTCAGAAGGTCAACATCAATAAGAGCAGATTGGAAGATTGGATTAGATAcgctgcacgtgtgtgtgtgtgtgtgtgtgtgtgcgtgtgcgtgtgcatgcgtgtgtgtgtgtgtgtgtggcagcagGCTGCATGGTGTCAACTTTACATCAACTGGCAGGAGGTtggaataagaaaaaaaaaagatgaacagatgagagacacaaaaaaaagcgAGACAAAGAATATTGGGATTAAACACAGAATAAACTAactaaataaaaggaaaaaggaCAGAATAATGAAGGCAAAGAGGAggtaagagagggaggagaaactaGGGAGGAGGATGCGGCCTCATGAATAAAACATGGAAATAATGAAGGAAAAGAAGGAGATACAAACAGGAGGGAAGAGGGAGAAAGGCATGGTAGAAAAGGGAGGGAATGAAAAACAGGAAATGAAAAGGGAAATAAATGAGGATGGGGAGCGAGGGAGAAGTAAAAGGGAAGGATGAAGGGTGGGGGAGGGAACTATAAGGAAGGGAAGGAGATACAGgaaagggaggaagggaagagtgaaagagggggagaggcatggaaggaaagaaggaataAAAAGGGAGAACaggacagaaaataaagaaaggaGGATAGGAAGCAAGGGAGAAGGgcagatttatttatatagcacaatttAGCCACAaggcaatttaaagtgctctaCATAAAACCTTAAAGAGCctttaaaacattattaaaacagggtcagcccaatgttcccacagcactatggtcccacagccctatgttcccacagccctatgttcccacagccccttgttcccacagccctatgttcccacagccccttgttcccacagccctatgttcctacagccctgtgttcccacagccctatgttcccacagccctatgttcccacagccctatgttcccacagccctatgttcccacagcactatggtcccacagccctatggtcccacagccctatgttcccacagccccttgttcccacagccctatgttcccacagccccttgttcccacagccccttgttcccacagccctatgttcccacagccccttgttcccacagccctatgttcctacagccctgtgttcccacagccctgtgttcccacagccctatgttcccacagccctatgttcccacagccctatggtcccactgtcctatgttcctacagccctatgttctcacagccctatgttcccacagccctatgttcccacagccccttgttcctacagccctatgttcctacagccctatgttcccacagccctatgttcctacagccctatgttcccacagccctggtcccacagccctatgttcccacagccccttgttcctacagccctatgttcctacagccctatgttcccacagacctatgttcccacagcccccttgttcctacagccctatgttcctacagcccctatgttcccacacagccctatgttcccccagccctatgttcctacagccctatgttcccacagccctatgttcccacagccctatgttcccacagccctatgttcccacagccctatgttccccacagccctatgttcccacagccctatggtcccactgtcctatgttcccacagccctatgttcccacagccctatgttcccacagccttacattcctacatttctaagatttttcttaaaattaggtcctatgtttccacatttctaggacattttcaaagttAGGTCTTGTGTtgctacatttcccttcaattaagccctatcctcccaaaacatttgttagggttagggggataaaatctgatacaaatttatgaaaatagaaatgtgggaacattgggcctaattttggaaaataaatcttagaaatgtgggaactgtgggaacacagggcctaattttgaaaataatcttagaaatgtgggaacatagggcctaattttgaaaataatcttagaaatgtgggaacatagggcctaattttgaaaataaatcttagaaatgtgggaaatgtgggaacatagggcctaattttgaaaataatcttagaaatgtgggacacAGGGGCCctaatttttgaaaataatcttagaaatgtgggaacatagggcctaattttgaaaataatcttagaaatgtgggaacatagggcctaattttgaaaagaatcttagaaatgtgggaacatagggcctaatttttaaaataatcttagaaatgtgggaacatagggcctaattttgaaaataatcttagaaatgtgggaacatagggcctaattttgaaaataaatcttagaaatgtgggaaatgtgggaacatagggcctaattttgaaaataatcttagaaatgtgggaacacagggcctaattttgaaaatgatcttagaaatgtgggaacatagggcctaattttgaaaataatcttagaaatgtgggaacatagggcctaattttgaaaataatcttagaaatgtgggaacatagggcctaattttgaaaataatcttagaaatgtgggaacatagggcctaattttgaaaataatcttagaaatgtgggaacatagggcctaattttggaaaaaaaatcttagaaatgtgggaacatagggcctaattttgtaaaaaaaaatcttagaaatgtgggaactttgggaacatagggcctaattttgtaaaaaataatcttagaaatgtgggaacatagggcctaattttgaaaataatcttagatatgtgggaacatagggcctaattttggaaaaaaaatcttagaaatgtgggaacatagggcctaattttgaaaataatcttagaaatgtgggaacatagggcctaattttgaaaataatcttagaaatgtgggaacatagggcctaattttgaaaagaatcttagaaatatgggaacatagggcctaattttttaaattatcttagaaatgtgggaacatagggcctaattttgtaaaaaaacatcttagaaatgtgggaaccaAGAGACTAATccaagagacttcagatacagtattaggggaccactaaggtctatataaaagagacttcagatacagtattaggggaccactaaggtctatataaaagagacttcagatacagtattagggaaccactaaggtctatataaaagagacttcagatacagtattaggggaccactaaggtctatataaaagagacttcagatacagtattaggggaccactaaggtctatataaaagagacttcagatacagtattagggaaccactaaggtctatataaaagagacttcagatacagtattaggggaccactaaggcctatataaaagagacttcagatacagtattaggggaccactaaggcctatataaaagagacttcagatacagtattaggggaccactaaggcctatataaaagagacttcagatacagtattaggggaccactaaggtctatattacagagacttcagatacagtatatatttgttGAAACAACCCCATAATACATAAAGTTTTTCATCGTAGAATAATTTCaaccagaaaaatatagaaagaaCATGACCTCGCTGGAAGTTGGTATATACTCATGGAAAAGACGAGTGTAGAAATATGCTCAGATAAGAGTCTCCCACACTTTGCTTTGAGTTTGTTTTACTGGAAATATAAACTTCACCGGCTGTGTCTTCATAAGCTTTTCCCTGGCTGTGTTGCCAGATTCTGGGATGGCTTCCACTCTTGGCTCTGCCTCTTTGAGTAGACGATGCATTCAGTTTCAAAACCATGCCTCCCACTGCAGTCATAAGCTTGGTGGTGTTAACGCTTGCTGTGTTTTCTCTCCTGCCAGTTACTGGGATAACTTCCACTCCTGTGCCACGACGGCGCTGGCCGACTGCCAGGAGGGCGCCACGGACCTCTGGGAGAAACTGAAAAAGGAATCCCGCAACCTGGATTTCCGTGGGAGTTTGTTTGAACTCTGTGGCGGCGGAAACGCGGCGCCCAGATCGGCCGACGCCAGGGGGCTCGCCTTGGTCCTGACCACGCTGCCAACCGTACTGACTTGGCTGGcgttttaacaaaaaaacaaaacaaaaggagaAACGTAACGACGACGACAACAACAGAAAAACCCAACGAAGAAAATCAAAAGAAAAccacaaatgaaaaaagaaaacagaaaacagagtgaTAGCTACTCTTcgaaactgaaaaaaattaaaaaaaaaccaacaacaacaacaactgagtTTTGAATTCATCTGCAGAAAAAAACTATACACACCCAAAAATGGATTTTTACTACATCTCCGTATATGGCGGCCTGGTTTGCCTTTCCTGGGACATCTGCAGGCCCGTCCTCCCGGAGCGCTCATCCAATCACACGCTGACCTGACCTCGGAGGTCGATAACATGAAATATTCAACGCGCCGTCGAGCTGGAaatgatgacaatgatgaaaATTTGATGGATCCTCGCCCTGCTTACAATCGTGGAATTACACAGTGTTAAAGTCAACCATGAATTATTGATGTTTAGTAGGCTAGGCCTAGACAGCGCTCTGTGGCTGCCTGGTGCTGACACAATATCAGGCGCTACATTAGGGTTCCCATATAGCCTGAGGTACACATTCAATATCAGGCGCTACATTAGGGTTCCCATATAGCCTGAGGTACACACTCAATATCAGGCGCTACATTAGGGTTCCCATATAGCCTGAGGTACACATTCAATATCAGGCGCTACATTAGGGTTCCCATATAGCCTGAGGTACACACTCATGTGTAACGTGAGGCCGAAGCTTAACGCCACAAAATCAATAGCTGCATCTCATGTTCCTTAAGTTGCACTCCCTTGACTTCCCTTGACTCCTCGCGTCTTATTCCCTCCCACCGAGAAGGCACACGATTCTTTAAGGTTTATTtagatagggacagatacaaaaaaaaaaacatagataaaCTTCAACAGTCATCTGATGTATGTATCGTAGTGTTTTTAGCCGAAGCTAATTCTCAACACTAGTAGGGCTTTTGgtcacaaataaaaaatacagatttacattattattattattattaaaaatacaataaagatgcaataaaaagaaatgaaatgaaaatggaagGAAAGTATACAATGAGAGCACagtgtaaaaactaaatatgagAGATTGTTCCCGAATTAGCCAcaatttggtatttttttttttttaaaagtggctAATGTTGGGATACATTTCAAGTGGTCTGGTCAGAAAGGAGGGAGAGGCGCGAGGAAATCATgcgaggagagaggcaacgagcaaatgtgtttttagtggCTGCACGGCtcccaggaaggctgctctcctGTTTCCTTgcctatagctcctcgatgctcgctccttCGCgagcagaaataagagctttgaggtGGCCTTCACcgaggcaaggcaaggcaatcttatttatacagcacatttcagcacaaggcaactcaaagtgctttacacacaacatcaaacattaaaaaacaaagagcAAAATAGGGattaaaaataagaataaaaattatattattattattattaatattaatattaatgaataCAAATGTAATACCATATaagatacataataataatcatagtTCAgtataacaataggtggaaccGGGCCAGGTTCGGATAGAGATTTAGAAATTATGTTGGGGgtttcgggtcgggctcggtcacatcagcgcgataaggcattgaacgtttttaatttaaaacggcttattatgtaggtgcgcgcctgtgttaacgtacgcttgttgccccgtgtgcgctgatgagctcatctgttgacattttccGAATActctcggacagaaaaatgcaggGCCGAACCGCACTCTTatttccagacacaatttttagcccgtaagttacgaccaACCcttctagctaacgttagctagcggctacctaatgttgacgttagctagcgctagctgatactgGCGATTTCTAGTCTgcaacatattttgggcttcatttaataaacataacctgtagtagtacacaatcgtatgcGTATCGCTTttattacaatgtgcggaattactttacgttgcctgttcatgtctatttatttctatttctcaacGTTAATCACCGgccgtctgtacagcatcaacagggggcgccattgttgtttatgtgtgacGTCAAACACTGTAACTGGGAGTTGCCTTGAACGCAgcacaacttccggttcagcctgAGGACCGATGAGTCGAGGAGCTGTCAAATTAGCGACATGAGATGCAGCTATAAAGACAAGCCGAGGCCTAGTGCTCATTTCAGACCAGTCGCCTCATTTCCATCACAGACAgttttctcccttttcttttttttttaaatcgcgcCAAAGTTGAATGTGTTGAGCCCGGTAGGTTTGATGGACTGAATGCTTGATGGTGCTGTAATATTTGTATTCTTATTGGCTGTTTATTGTGCTCAGGCCATGGTCACACCAGCTTTTATCACAGCGGCATTTAGCGCCAGGTTTTAATACGTTGGTGGACTTTTACAGGTAAATTTGTAGCACTGACTACTAGTTCTGACATTTGACCCACGCGACATGGCTTCCAGTCAATCGTGTGCCGGCAGTAAGGCGTGTTTTGAAATTTATAGTATTTAACTTTTGGTTGTTGAACTGGCTAGCTTGCCGCCCACCCGCTAGCTTCAATTTATAACAATCAAAGCCACGTTAAGAAATCTCGCTATGCTGGTTTTTGGTGTGACCGTAGCCTTGTTTTTTCCCCCGCCAAAACTCTGCAGGGAAGTACTtcagagttaaaaaaaagcctGCTTTTCATTAGAGAAcagttgttaattaaaatgttaatttgcaTGATTTAAGTTCAGACACTCTCGAAACATTTCAGGAAATTAGCacaaatttaaagaaaaaggtaGCCTTGtctctggtgtcaaccaggctaccttttatttttttaatttgtgctaaggttcattcacagcccatttccaaaggtcATCAACAGACgctgctcaaatgcctctgggcgcaattggatagtccttcaaccaatcagagcaacgatctgggtgacatagcagcgacagcggcatcaaccgattgctgcgcttcggtagccgtcacgtcgaatgtaaacaaaaattcTGCTCGCCGTAGCTGCGCTATCgccatcgtgtaaagcccgcctttCTAGCTTTAGGTTGTGCTTATTTCCTGAAATCTAACGAGAAAAGTCCTGAGTGTAAACCGTAGAAACATCCGTctgaaataattataataatcaagGATTATTTTGGAAAAGTAGAAACACGTTAGAATTAACTTTAGTTCATGTTGGTGATGTATTTCCCACCGTTCCTTCGCTCAGCAGAACCATGTGTTAGAAATGAATGAATCTGTTACTGAGAGAAGATATTTTTAAACGCTGACAGCAATACGAAGATGTGACTCCACGGCCAGTGtagctataaaaaataaaaataaaaaaaaatctaaccgtGGCTGAAGACAGATATGACTGTTGCCATTTAGCACATTAACCCCCTTTTCATTCGCCATTCTAGACGACCTTAGAGGCGATttatcaacccgttctcattcctaactcgtaaaatacggacgcttggtcagagtctctcagcgtcagatactgacgcaaaaatcaccctttagcttCTGTATGGGACACACCGGGCGGAGCAGCAGCtacgc contains:
- the nrn1a gene encoding neuritin — its product is MGVTWALFLALHIVSVLQTVLVSAGQCDSVFKGFSDCLLQLGENMANYPQDLDDRDNLHKICSYWDNFHSCATTALADCQEGATDLWEKLKKESRNLDFRGSLFELCGGGNAAPRSADARGLALVLTTLPTVLTWLAF